Proteins co-encoded in one Nicotiana sylvestris chromosome 7, ASM39365v2, whole genome shotgun sequence genomic window:
- the LOC138872708 gene encoding uncharacterized protein — protein sequence MADRLMNRPLGIIDDVHVRVDKFILPDDFVILNCEVDYEVAIILGMPFLAMGKALVDVEAVELTFRVGDEKVIFHVCKSMKQPNSTEVCSFVDLVTAMIVGDTSAMINVEDPLEAVLLNLDVNEDVEATLAVL from the exons atggcggatcgattaATGAatcgacctttgggcattattgatgacgtgcatgtccgagtggacaaattcatattgccggaTGACTTTGTGATTCTaaattgtgaggtggactatgaggttgcTATTATCTTGGGAATGCCTTTCCTTGCaatggggaaggcattggttgatgttgaagcggttgagctcactttccgagtgggagatgaaaaggtcattttccatgtttgcaagtctatgaagcaacccaatagcaccgaggtgtgctcatttgtagaccttgtcacagctaTGATTGTGGgtgataccagtgctatgatcaacgtggaggatcctcttgaggccgtgctattaaatcttgatgtcaatgaggat gttgaggccactttggcggtgctttaA